The following proteins are encoded in a genomic region of Pangasianodon hypophthalmus isolate fPanHyp1 chromosome 26, fPanHyp1.pri, whole genome shotgun sequence:
- the LOC113535497 gene encoding protein FAM83G yields the protein MALSQIQCLDDNHVNWRVSESKPEFFYSEDQRLAIEELITGGREAFDAYVKERELRPFLSEPELERLCRSVEDYRPGTEHPKPDTADREERALSLQYWPDRSDISIPDLDLGWPDCNSYRGVTRVNVYTQPPVDGQTHIKEVVRKTIAQAQKLIGIVMDVFTDVDIFKDLLDAGFRRKVAVYIIIEQKSVQDFLHMCDRAGMHGGHLKYLRVRCSGGSEFHTRSAKKVQGLLSQKFMFVDGDRAVSGSYSFTWMASRLDRNLITVLTGQAVETFDKQFRELYLTSRGVNLSKIRLADLPEPEPVPVPAPASVPSAAVARKLINPKYALVETASRTSSDKAPSPKDSSQNPLPQPVKRQRELTEDLPKHPGLIGLPKAELIQYLPTWPEPDPPSDVIGFINIRDTSKPLQPHLMRSQLFETSQAIRFKDPFTAPPEEPLPEKASPRVRATHTTKTNPPDTRVEPVDKPDGKVPKETKLPTDSPDTVNPGNSVSPPKPTQPLQDKPQTQENPPAPPVPKPRTLQLVMSAGDGPDNMQVSVVRKSEVKPHENSSSEEYREEPEVSNSASANQDSDSKTKDNDMDSNKSPELAHLAQDDCSTASDEYYECTDPDHSRLANGGPVGSGRLGEHVNIMARFSQSMLDLRPDKSTDLDPTDRNLLNIQSRYRGKVYQPIEISSIRETYNRAKVVIAKPGVFHRPPKSSARVIGGHRYWQGKLGTTQPDADRTSRSPCRRIPSGGLKTSQSSTQRVSHTHSPSPRRNETQMPLGIHISKLSSLRNLRGRVPGVMGDKKVTHGHKQC from the exons atggctctgtcccaaattCAATGCCTCGACGACAACCACGTGAACTGGCGCGTGAGCGAGTCCAAACCGGAGTTCTTCTACAGCGAGGACCAGCGGCTCGCGATCGAGGAGCTGATCACCGGCGGCCGCGAGGCCTTCGACGCGTACGTGAAAGAGCGCGAGCTGCGGCCCTTCCTGTCCGAGCCCGAGCTCGAGCGCCTCTGCCGCTCCGTGGAGGACTACCGGCCCGGGACCGAGCATCCCAAACCGGACACGGCGGACAGAGAAGAGCGCGCGCTGTCGCTGCAGTACTGGCCCGACCGCTCCGACATTTCCATACCGGATTTAGACCTGGGCTGGCCGGACTGTAACTCGTACCGCGGAGTCACGCGGGTCAACGTGTACACGCAGCCACCCGTGGACGGCCAGACGCACATCAAGGAGGTGGTGAGGAAGACCATCGCGCAGGCGCAGAAG CTCATCGGCATCGTAATGGACGTTTTCACTGACGTGGACATTTTCAAGGACCTCCTGGATGCCGGCTTTAGGAGAAAAGTGGCGGTGTACATCATCATCGAGCAAAAGTCTGTTCAGGACTTTCTGCACATGTGTGATAGAGCGGGCATGCACGGCGGACACCTAAAg TATCTCCGGGTCCGCTGCAGCGGAGGCTCCGAGTTTCACACGCGCTCAGCTAAAAAAGTGCAAGGCTTACTGAGTCAGAAGTTCATGTTTGTGGACGGAGATCGCGCCGTGTCGGGATCAtacag ttttaCATGGATGGCTTCCCGCTTGGACCGCAACCTTATCACGGTCCTCACCGGACAGGCAGTGGAGACCTTCGACAAGCAGTTCCGTGAGCTCTACTTGACTTCCCGTGGCGTCAACCTCTCCAAAATCCGTCTGGCTGACCTCCCTGAGCCCGAACCAGTCCCTGTCCCTGCACCCGCCTCTGTTCCATCAGCGGCTGTTGCCAGGAAACTCATCAACCCCAAATACGCCTTGGTGGAGACGGCAAGTCGAACCTCCTCAGACAAAGCCCCAAGTCCCAAGGATAGCTCGCAGAATCCCTTGCCTCAGCCGGTTAAACGCCAACGTGAGTTAACTGAGGACCTGCCCAAACACCCGGGGCTCATAGGGTTACCAAAGGCAGAGCTCATTCAATACCTGCCCACATGGCCAGAACCGGACCCACCTAGTGATGTCATTGGCTTTATCAACATTCGGGACACAAGCAAGCCACTGCAGCCGCACTTGATGCGCTCGCAGCTGTTTGAAACATCGCAGGCCATTCGTTTCAAGGACCCATTTACCGCTCCACCAGAAGAGCCACTGCCTGAAAAGGCGAGTCCACGTGTTAGAGCTACTCACACCACCAAAACAAACCCACCAGACACCCGTGTGGAACCAGTGGATAAACCTGATGGAAAGGTTCCAAAGGAGACCAAGTTGCCAACTGACTCCCCAGACACTGTGAACCCTGGCAACTCTGTTTCGCCTCCTAAACCAACACAGCCTCTTCAGGACAAACCCCAGACACAGGAAAATCCTCCGGCGCCTCCTGTGCCAAAGCCACGCACCCTACAGCTAGTGATGTCCGCAGGCGATGGGCCCGATAACATGCAAGTCAGTGTGGTCAGGAAAAGTGAAGTGAAACCTCATGAGAATTCCAGCTCGGAGGAGTACAGAGAAGAACCTGAGGTGTCTAATTCGGCGTCCGCCAATCAGGATTCAGATAGCAAAACTAAAGACAATGACATGGACAGTAACAAGAGTCCTGAATTGGCCCATTTAGCACAAGACGACTGCTCGACGGCATCAGATGAGTACTACGAGTGTACCGACCCAGACCACAGCAGGCTCGCTAATGGTGGACCAGTTGGCTCGGGACGGCTTGGAGAGCATGTGAATATAATGGCACGATTCTCACAATCCATGCTGGACCTGAGGCCAGATAAAAGCACCGATCTGGATCCCACAGACAGGAACTTGCTGAACATACAGAGCAGATACAGAGGAAAG GTTTATCAGCCAATTGAAATCTCATCCATACGAGAAACCTACAACAGAGCCAAAGTAGTGATCGCCAAACCAGGAGTGTTCCATCGCCCTCCGAAAAGTAGCGCCCGTGTAATCGGAGGGCACCGATACTGGCAAGGCAAACTGGGCACAACGCAGCCTGATGCTGATCGTACCAGCCGCTCCCCCTGCAGAAGGATCCCGTCTGGAGGACTCAAAACCAGCCAATCGTCAACTCAAcgtgtctctcacacacactccccttcACCAAGGAGGAACGAGACGCAGATGCCGTTAGGAATTCATATTTCTAAACTCTCCAGCCTCCGAAACCTTAGGGGCAGGGTACCAGGAGTTATGGGTGACAAAAAGGTCACACACGGGCACAAGCAATGTTAA